One segment of Terriglobales bacterium DNA contains the following:
- the atpB gene encoding F0F1 ATP synthase subunit A — translation MLSEQLPFTEVLNKALAGPVNSLLNAVGVHPADSHAPISNAFAMQLLVVLIMLALFVLVRTRLSVEKPGGLQHMFEGLHSFIDGQGKEIIGHHHEPYTPFVVALFSFVLMANLIGMVPGFESPTAHPFVPLGLAICAFLYYNAKGIQKQGPIKYAAHFAGPMPALAPLMIPIEIVSHLARVMSLTIRLFANIFAGDMVTLVFFSLVPLGVPVIFLGLHIGVSFLQAYIFALLTTVYLAGAVAEEH, via the coding sequence ATGCTATCTGAACAGCTACCTTTTACCGAAGTACTGAACAAAGCGCTGGCTGGACCAGTGAACAGCCTGCTGAACGCCGTTGGAGTTCATCCGGCGGACTCGCACGCGCCCATCTCGAACGCCTTCGCGATGCAGTTGCTGGTCGTCCTGATCATGCTCGCGCTCTTCGTCCTAGTGCGCACGCGCCTGTCAGTGGAGAAGCCGGGCGGACTGCAACACATGTTCGAGGGGCTTCACAGCTTCATCGACGGTCAGGGCAAGGAGATCATCGGCCACCATCACGAGCCTTACACGCCGTTCGTGGTTGCGCTGTTCTCATTCGTGCTTATGGCGAACCTGATCGGCATGGTTCCTGGCTTCGAGTCGCCGACAGCGCATCCGTTCGTTCCCCTCGGCTTGGCGATCTGTGCGTTCCTGTACTACAACGCCAAAGGCATCCAGAAACAGGGTCCCATCAAATACGCGGCCCACTTTGCCGGACCGATGCCCGCGCTGGCGCCGCTGATGATCCCCATTGAAATCGTCAGCCATCTGGCTCGCGTTATGTCGCTCACCATCCGTCTTTTCGCCAACATCTTCGCGGGCGACATGGTGACGCTGGTGTTCTTTTCGCTCGTGCCGCTCGGAGTTCCGGTGATCTTTCTCGGACTCCACATCGGCGTTTCGTTCCTGCAGGCCTACATTTTCGCGCTGCTGACGACGGTGTATCTCGCAGGCGCAGTGGCCGAGGAACACTAA
- a CDS encoding NADH-quinone oxidoreductase subunit M: MSNHILSIILFTPLLGTLFVLFIPKENKNAIRWVGNIFAALGFLVSLPLVPMFWQRVVVGNDPGYSGFHFLEGGPNNWIPTIGAGYYLGIDGISFLLIMLTTILGFISILSSWTAIQDRVKEYYAWFLVLQTGMLGVFMALDFFLFFVFWEAMLVPMYLLIGIWGGPRKLYAAIKFFLYTLLGSVLMLVAILYLYFWNHSLTGVYTFSIPELYQTAPQIATMVGFTPALLLFLAFFIGFAIKVPMFPFHTWLPDAHVEAPTAGSVILAGVLLKMGTYGFVRFSLPFFPTIVMHDKVRFWLVTLSIIGIIYGALVSLMQKDMKKLVAYSSVSHLGFCTLGIFALNNIGVAGSVLQQINHGISTGALFLIVGILYERRHTREIAEYGGISNVMPVYATITMIMFLSSMGLPLLNGFIGEFAILQGAFLENKWWAAWSVPGVVLAAAYLLWLYQRVFFGKVTNPKNEKLVDLTPREVACFAPLVILAFWIGLYPKPFFKILEKPVANIVTTVRQGGPQAPANAAAPVQETAPAVSTPVPVAPATPEVKPADKAKPVSAPAMQAAVGQ; this comes from the coding sequence ATGTCGAACCATATTCTCTCGATCATTCTGTTTACGCCGTTGTTGGGCACCCTGTTTGTCTTGTTCATCCCCAAGGAGAACAAGAACGCCATCCGCTGGGTAGGGAACATCTTTGCCGCGCTTGGCTTCCTTGTGTCGCTACCGCTCGTGCCCATGTTCTGGCAACGGGTAGTCGTCGGCAACGATCCGGGATACAGCGGCTTCCACTTCCTGGAAGGTGGCCCTAACAACTGGATCCCGACTATTGGCGCGGGTTACTACCTCGGCATCGACGGCATCTCGTTCCTGCTGATCATGCTCACCACGATCCTGGGATTCATCTCCATCCTTTCGTCGTGGACCGCCATTCAAGATCGAGTGAAGGAATACTACGCATGGTTCCTCGTTCTCCAGACGGGCATGCTCGGCGTCTTCATGGCGCTCGACTTCTTCCTCTTCTTCGTGTTTTGGGAAGCCATGCTCGTCCCGATGTATCTGCTCATCGGCATCTGGGGCGGACCGCGGAAGCTTTACGCCGCGATCAAGTTCTTCCTCTACACGCTGCTCGGCTCCGTGCTGATGCTGGTCGCCATCCTCTACCTGTACTTCTGGAACCACAGCCTTACCGGCGTTTACACGTTCAGCATCCCTGAGCTCTACCAGACGGCACCCCAGATCGCCACCATGGTCGGCTTCACTCCGGCCCTGCTCCTGTTCCTCGCGTTCTTCATCGGCTTCGCCATCAAGGTGCCGATGTTCCCGTTCCACACCTGGCTTCCTGATGCTCACGTCGAGGCGCCAACCGCGGGTTCCGTCATCCTTGCGGGCGTCCTCTTGAAGATGGGTACGTACGGCTTCGTCCGTTTCTCGCTGCCATTCTTCCCGACCATCGTGATGCATGACAAGGTGCGGTTCTGGCTCGTCACCCTGTCCATCATCGGCATCATCTACGGGGCGCTCGTCTCGCTGATGCAGAAGGACATGAAGAAGCTGGTGGCCTACTCATCCGTGAGCCACCTCGGCTTCTGCACCCTCGGCATCTTCGCGCTGAACAACATCGGAGTCGCCGGATCGGTCCTCCAGCAGATCAACCACGGCATCTCCACCGGCGCACTCTTCTTGATCGTAGGCATTCTTTATGAGCGCCGTCACACCCGCGAGATCGCCGAGTACGGCGGAATCTCCAATGTCATGCCCGTGTACGCCACCATCACCATGATCATGTTCCTCTCCTCGATGGGACTGCCGCTGTTGAACGGATTCATCGGTGAGTTTGCGATTCTTCAGGGTGCATTCCTTGAGAACAAGTGGTGGGCAGCATGGTCCGTCCCCGGCGTTGTGCTCGCTGCCGCGTATTTACTCTGGCTTTATCAGCGGGTCTTCTTCGGCAAGGTCACGAATCCAAAGAACGAAAAACTGGTTGACCTCACGCCACGCGAAGTCGCTTGCTTTGCGCCGCTCGTGATCCTGGCGTTCTGGATCGGCCTCTATCCGAAGCCGTTCTTCAAGATTCTTGAGAAACCCGTTGCGAACATCGTCACCACCGTTCGTCAGGGCGGACCGCAAGCCCCGGCGAACGCGGCTGCTCCGGTTCAGGAAACTGCGCCCGCGGTGAGCACACCCGTTCCGGTTGCTCCCGCCACACCAGAAGTGAAACCCGCCGACAAGGCGAAACCTGTCAGTGCGCCCGCGATGCAGGCCGCTGTGGGTCAGTAG
- a CDS encoding NADH-quinone oxidoreductase subunit N: MSSVQQFFTSTDYLLSLPMIMLSLFAIGVLLIDLLLPAEWKRANAWTALIGLVFSAGAVAKIQSAYHLMESRGESARFVGFAGSVMVDRFAIYFFYLFLAGAAVAIMMSVKYLDIERENHGEFYALILFSVVGMMGMACGYDIVLIFISLELMALSTYVLVGFLRRDQRSNEAALKYLILGAFSSGIFAYGLSLFYGLSGSTNVRQIALKLEEHYRTNPNDPVAILALITVATGLFFKIAAVPFHQWAPDAYEGAPTSITGFMSVAVKAAGWVMLLRIFLYMLYPLRPVYLPMLIFVAIATMTGGNLAALTQDNTKRLLAYSSISHVGYMLLGLVAGTATEANTTGIKGILVYLLVYTFMNLGAFAVITSLRRRDIIGDNLSDLDGLMQKAPTEAILMLIFLLSLAGIPPLAGFYGKYFIFLSLVETGHYTLAAVAVLYAVLGLYYYLKIANAMLMRPAASPEPIAMSPGLRLALAITAIATVGIGLMPDFFIRAVNWSLNVPQAGSIANLIGR, from the coding sequence GTGTCGTCTGTCCAACAATTCTTCACCAGCACCGATTACCTGCTATCGCTGCCGATGATCATGCTGTCGCTGTTCGCCATCGGCGTGCTGCTGATTGACCTGCTTCTGCCGGCCGAATGGAAGCGTGCCAACGCTTGGACGGCGCTGATCGGGTTGGTCTTCTCTGCAGGTGCGGTTGCGAAAATACAGTCGGCCTATCACCTCATGGAATCGCGCGGAGAATCGGCCAGGTTCGTCGGATTTGCAGGCTCCGTGATGGTCGACCGCTTCGCCATCTACTTCTTCTACCTGTTCCTTGCCGGTGCCGCTGTCGCCATCATGATGTCCGTGAAGTATCTCGACATCGAGCGCGAGAACCACGGTGAGTTCTACGCCCTGATCCTGTTCTCCGTCGTTGGCATGATGGGCATGGCTTGCGGCTATGACATCGTTCTGATCTTCATCAGCCTCGAACTGATGGCCCTCTCAACGTATGTCCTCGTCGGCTTCCTCCGCCGCGATCAGCGCTCCAACGAAGCCGCACTGAAATACCTCATTCTCGGTGCGTTCTCCTCCGGTATCTTTGCTTACGGCCTGTCGCTGTTCTACGGGCTTTCCGGCAGTACCAACGTCCGCCAAATCGCCCTGAAACTGGAAGAGCACTACCGCACCAATCCGAACGACCCGGTTGCCATTCTCGCCCTGATCACCGTTGCCACAGGCCTATTCTTCAAGATCGCTGCGGTGCCGTTCCACCAGTGGGCGCCCGACGCATATGAGGGCGCGCCGACCAGTATCACCGGATTCATGTCCGTCGCCGTGAAGGCTGCCGGATGGGTGATGCTGCTCCGGATCTTCCTCTACATGTTGTATCCGCTGCGTCCGGTCTACCTGCCGATGCTGATCTTCGTCGCTATCGCCACCATGACCGGCGGCAATCTCGCGGCACTTACACAGGACAACACCAAGCGGCTTCTGGCCTATAGCTCTATCTCGCACGTCGGCTACATGTTGCTCGGCCTTGTCGCCGGGACCGCCACCGAGGCAAACACTACCGGCATCAAGGGCATCCTCGTTTACCTGCTGGTGTACACCTTCATGAATCTCGGCGCGTTTGCCGTGATCACCTCGCTACGTCGGCGCGACATCATTGGCGACAACCTCAGCGATCTCGATGGCCTGATGCAGAAAGCGCCAACCGAAGCGATCCTGATGCTGATCTTCTTGTTGTCGCTCGCCGGCATTCCGCCACTGGCTGGCTTCTACGGGAAGTACTTCATCTTCCTCAGCCTGGTCGAAACCGGACACTACACGCTGGCAGCAGTCGCCGTCCTGTACGCTGTGCTCGGCCTCTATTACTACCTGAAGATCGCGAATGCCATGCTGATGCGCCCGGCGGCATCGCCCGAGCCAATTGCGATGAGCCCTGGACTTCGTTTGGCGTTGGCAATCACGGCGATCGCCACCGTAGGCATCGGCCTTATGCCGGACTTCTTCATCCGCGCGGTGAACTGGTCGCTCAACGTGCCGCAAGCAGGTTCCATCGCAAACCTGATTGGCCGATAA
- a CDS encoding ATP synthase subunit I: MTETIQSDAAESFFSGALDRIRRITLVLGVASSIAIFAIFGVAVGIGFVIGCFISYINFHWLKKAVNALADRVTQTGHAGSSSGMVVRFMLRYGFIAIGCYVILMSSKSSVYGLLGGLFLSVAAILCEAVYEVAVALRRGI; the protein is encoded by the coding sequence GTGACCGAGACCATACAATCCGATGCGGCTGAGTCGTTCTTTTCGGGAGCGCTCGACCGGATTCGCCGCATCACGCTGGTGCTGGGCGTGGCCAGTTCGATTGCCATCTTCGCCATCTTCGGCGTCGCCGTCGGAATCGGTTTTGTCATTGGGTGCTTCATTTCTTACATCAACTTCCACTGGCTCAAGAAGGCCGTGAACGCCCTCGCAGACCGGGTTACGCAGACGGGACACGCCGGATCCTCAAGCGGCATGGTCGTGCGGTTCATGCTGCGTTATGGTTTCATCGCGATCGGCTGCTATGTTATATTGATGAGTTCTAAGTCCAGTGTTTACGGCCTCTTAGGTGGCCTGTTCCTCTCCGTAGCGGCGATCCTCTGCGAAGCCGTCTACGAGGTGGCCGTTGCACTGCGCCGGGGCATTTAA
- a CDS encoding AtpZ/AtpI family protein, whose product MPEDQSPEKRNFWVTLARYSQLAFVLPAATVTGWIIGLLLDKWLHTTWLYLAGLLLGIAAGFIELVRTTMKSEKSQDS is encoded by the coding sequence ATGCCAGAGGACCAGAGCCCGGAAAAACGCAATTTTTGGGTCACGCTCGCGCGCTACAGCCAGTTGGCGTTCGTGCTCCCTGCAGCCACCGTGACGGGATGGATTATCGGCTTGCTCCTCGACAAATGGCTGCACACTACGTGGCTTTACCTTGCCGGCCTTCTGCTCGGTATCGCCGCAGGGTTCATTGAACTGGTGCGTACGACCATGAAATCGGAGAAGTCGCAGGACTCGTGA